One stretch of Actinacidiphila sp. DG2A-62 DNA includes these proteins:
- a CDS encoding PHP domain-containing protein — translation MEPIEALERIAFLLERTGAPTYRVRAFRNAAAVLAALPRAERRARARDGSLTRLKGIGATTGRVIAEAEAGRVPGYLADLEEQARTPLAEGGRELQAALRGDCHVHSDWSDGGSPIEVMARTARDTVGHEWTVLTDHSPRLKIARGLTADRLLRQLDEVERINAELAPFRLLTGIECDILPDGSLDQRDDLLDRLDVVVASAHSELRMAAPAFTRRLVAAVSNPLVDVLGHCTGRLIGERTRPESAFDAGEVFAACARAGVAVELNSSPHRLDPPRRLLDLARDAGTLFAVDSDAHAPGQLDWQIHGCARAEAAGIPAERVVTTWSADRLLEWTRHRRVR, via the coding sequence ATGGAGCCGATCGAGGCGCTGGAGCGGATCGCGTTCCTGCTGGAACGGACCGGGGCGCCCACCTACCGCGTGCGCGCCTTCCGCAACGCCGCCGCGGTGCTCGCCGCGCTGCCGCGGGCCGAGCGGCGGGCGCGCGCCCGCGACGGCTCCCTCACCCGGCTGAAGGGCATCGGCGCCACCACCGGCCGGGTGATCGCCGAGGCAGAGGCCGGCCGGGTCCCGGGCTACCTGGCCGACCTGGAGGAACAGGCCCGCACCCCGCTCGCCGAGGGCGGCCGGGAGCTGCAGGCGGCGCTGCGCGGCGACTGCCACGTGCACTCCGACTGGTCGGACGGCGGCAGTCCGATCGAGGTGATGGCGCGCACCGCCCGCGACACCGTCGGCCACGAGTGGACGGTGCTCACCGACCACAGCCCGCGGCTGAAGATCGCCCGCGGCCTGACCGCCGACCGGCTGCTGCGCCAGCTCGACGAGGTCGAGCGGATCAACGCCGAGCTCGCCCCCTTCCGGCTGCTCACCGGGATCGAGTGCGACATCCTCCCGGACGGCTCGCTCGACCAGCGCGACGACCTGCTCGACCGGCTGGACGTGGTGGTCGCCTCCGCCCACTCCGAACTGCGCATGGCCGCGCCCGCCTTCACCCGCCGCCTGGTGGCCGCCGTCTCCAACCCGCTGGTCGACGTGCTCGGCCACTGCACCGGCCGGCTCATCGGCGAACGCACCCGGCCCGAGTCGGCCTTCGACGCCGGGGAGGTCTTCGCCGCCTGCGCCCGGGCCGGCGTCGCGGTGGAGCTGAACAGCAGCCCGCACCGGCTCGACCCGCCGCGCCGGCTGCTGGACCTGGCCCGCGACGCGGGCACGCTCTTCGCCGTCGACAGCGACGCGCACGCCCCGGGCCAGCTGGACTGGCAGATCCACGGCTGCGCCCGCGCGGAGGCGGCCGGCATCCCCGCCGAGCGCGTCGTCACCACCTGGAGCGCCGACCGCCTGCTGGAGTGGACCCGGCACCGCCGTGTCCGATGA